The genomic interval TTTATGAGCAAGCATTCCAGCTTTACAAGCTTTAGCGCGTTTCTTGAGAAGGGCAACTTTCAAGTAGAAACAAGAGAAGATGTTCAGAACATTCCGGATGAGCTATTTGATCGTCACGTTGCAAGAGAAACGGATTTTGCCAATTGGCAGTCTATGCTCGATACAGCAACTTCGGAATACAGCGGCAAGTAAGTGCCAGCATTGCGTCAATTATAGGCAAGTAGAAGCTTGAGCCCATCGCGGCTCAAGCTTTTTTTTGTTTATTTTGATGTTAATTTCACATTGTAATGAGCCATTCACGCTCTGTTCATATTCCAAACGTAAACTTCAGCTATCAAGAGAAGGAATGGAGATGGTTGAACATGTTTCTAGCACTGCGCGAATTGAAATATGCGAAAGGCAGATATTTTCTAATTGGATTAATAATGGTTCTGGTCGCATGGTTAACCTTTATGGTTTCAGGATTAGCCAATGGGCTTTCATCAGATAATGCATCCATTCTAAAAAATATGGACGCCGATTATTTCGTGCTTCAGACGGATTCCGAGCATAAGCTGACGCGGTCCGCACTAGGTACCGAGAAGCTGGAGGAGGTCAGGCAATTAGAAGGACTCTCACAATCCGAACCGCTTGGGCAAACGATGCTTTCGGTATATCGGAATGATTCCAAGAAGAAGATAGATATTGCTTTGTTTGGTATCGAGCCAAGTGGAAAGGTAATGCCTAGTATTACTGAAGGGAAAAGCATGGGGGCAAGCAATGAAGTGGTCGTTGACTCCTCGTTAAAAGAACAAGGCGTGCAAATTGGCGATACGCTAGGAGATCAAGAGCTCGGCATTGAATGGAAGGTCGTCGGTTTTACCACTAATCAGAAGTTCAGTCATACGCCGGTTGCATTTATGGATATCCAAAATTTTAATAAGCTGATGCAAGCATCCTTCGGTAAGCAAACAGCTTCCTATAACGCTATTGTCATTCATTCAGATAATCTAAACAAAGAATCATTGCAAAAGAGTGTAGCAGATACGGAGGTTATTACAAAAAAAGAAGCGGTACAGGGCATTCCGGGTTTTAAAGAGGAGCAAGGCTCCCTGACGATGATGATCGCTTTCTTAATTGTTATTGCCGCTTTCATACAAGCTGTTTTCTTCTATGTCATTACACTGCAGAAAATTAGCCAATTTGGAGTGTTGAAGGCAATCGGAGCAAAGACGTCCTATCTGGCAGCAAATTTAGTGGGACAAGTATTGCTTTTGGCTATTGTGGCTGTTGCAATAAGCATTGGACTTACTTTTGGCGTAAGTGCGATTTTGCCAGTGAGCATGCCTTTTGAGTTAGGTGTAAATATATTGTCTCAATATTCCGGTTTACTTATTCTAGTCTCGATTATCGGTGCGTTGCTGTCCTTAAATCGGATTGCAAAAGTTGATGCGATTGAAGCGATTGGGAGGGTTGAATAATGAAGGAAAAACTTATTCTTGAGCATGTAAATAAAGTGTATGGCGAAGGTGAAACAGCTGTTACGGCGCTGCAAAAGGTCTCTTTAAGCGTAAAAGCAGGAGAGTTTGTCGCTGTTGTTGGACCATCGGGTTCGGGCAAAAGTACTTTTCTTTCCATAGCGGGGGCGCTGCTCTCACCGTCAAGCGGACGGATTTTAATTAATGAGAAGGATGTCACGAATTTATCTTCAAGCGAATTAAGCGAGGTTAGAGTCAAAAATCTTGGTTTTATTTTTCAAGCATCCAATCTTGTTCCTTATTTAAGAGTAGTGGATCAACTGCTGCTTGTATCGAAGCTAGCAGGTACAGATGGCAAAGAAGCGCTTGTGAAAGCTAAAGCGCTTCTTGAGAAAGTAGGACTGCTGCATCGGATGAATTATTATCCGGAGAAGCTGTCCGGCGGAGAACGCCAACGGGTTGCCATTGCTAGGGCATTCATGAATGATCCCGGTGTTATTCTAGCCGACGAGCCGACAGCCAGCCTCGATTCTAAACGGGGTAGAGCGGTAGTGGAGCTCATGGCTTCAGAGGTTAAGCAACGGGGCAAGGCGGCCGTTATGGTCACCCATGACGAGCGTGTATTGGATTTATGTGACCGGATCGTAACGATTAAGGACGGTATGCTTTTTGAGCAAAATGATCATGCTGCTGCGAGCAATAGGCCAGATGCAGTCGCACATAGGTGAATGAAGGTTGATTAAGCAGTGTTCTCTTGCACGTCTTGCATCAAGTTTAGATGGGATGTCTCTGAAGGTCTATGACCTTTAGGGACATCCTTTTTTTCTGAAAAACCCCATGAGGAAGACGGAGTGTGAGTTCATTGGCAGCAGCTGTTTTGGGGAAATGCGTTTCGCTTCATACTTTGCATGTTTAATAAAGTAAGACCCTGCTGCAGCTAATATTGGATATGCATGTAGTCAGGTTGAGAGTTCATACAGAAGGAGATGAGACGATGGGCAAATGGAAAACATCGCGGGTTTGGCGCAGTATTGGTTTGCTATTGCTCATGCTTTGCTGCATGGGGTTAATCGTATCTGCTTCTAATCCGAATACACCTGAAGGATTTTTAATTATCGCACATCGTGGGGCTTCTGGTGATGCTCCTGAGAATACGATGGCCGCCTTTGAGCAAGCGGAGCGTCTGGGTACTGATTTTATCGAATTTGATGTACAGCTAAGCAAAGACGGTGAACTAGTTGTCATTCATGATGATACGGTGGATAGAACGACGCAATATACAGGAGCTGTGGACGATTATACATTAAGTGAACTTGAAAATATGGATGCTAAGAATGATAAAAAAACTGACGATACGGATGAGAAGATCGTTTCATTCGAAGAAGTTATGCACCGTTTTGCTGGAAAGCTAGGCATGCTCATCGAGATTAAAGAATCAAAGCTTTATCCTGGCGTGGAAGAGAAGGTGGCTGAGGTCGTACGTCGTTATGAGCTTTTGCTCCAAGTTAATGGCTTAGAGGAGGGCCGAAATTTTACAGCGGTTGAACATGTCAAAAATAGCGTGGGTATCATTATTCAATCCTATAACTTTCAATCCACCCGTCTAATTCACTCCCTGCTGCCGGACATCCCGATTGCTGCGCTTATTCAGGAGGATCAGCATCCTCTGTCAGAGAAGACGCTGGATGAACTTGTTTCTTTCGCGGATTACATTCATTACAATCATGAATTGCTTGACGAGAAGATCGTAGAGCAAATTCATCATCGCAACCGGAAGGTCATGGCGTGGACGATACAGTCAGAGCAAGATATGATACGGATGAAAAAGCTCGGAGTGGATGGGGTTATTACCGATTTTCCGGGGTAAGGAATATACGAGAAACTATACTTCCTTCTATACAAAATTATTCAATCAAATACAAATGTTGCCATAATGTGAGGTTTGATGAATAATAGGGGGAGAAGGGTGGGATGGTCATGAAAATGGCTTTTACTGTCGATGTAGAGGATTGGTTTTGCAGTCCGAACCTGTCTCTTTCCGAATGGGCTGACTGCGAATTAAGGCTTGAGCAGCCCGTTCATCAAATATTGGACCTTCTGGACGAATATGAGGCGACGGGCACTTTTTTTGTCCTGGGCTGGATCGCTGAGAAAAGGCCTGATTTGGTGAAAGAAATATATCGAAGAGGTCATGAAATTGCATCACACGGCTATTCCCATCGTCTCGTTTATGATCAATCAACACTAGAATTTAAAGCGGATATTAGGCTGTCAAAAGATATTTTAGAGCATTTGATCGGTTCAAAGGTGACTGGGTATCGTGCCCCCTGTTTTTCTATGACAGATTGGGGACTTGATATTTTAATAGAAGAAGGATTCGCTTACGATTCTAGTATTAGTCCGAATACACCAAATAACCTATATTCCAAGTTTAATTTGTCCTCGAAAGTTGCGCAATCTTTTAAAATAAAAGATCATCTATGGGAAGTGCCGTTGCCTGCTTTTCGCTTAGGCGGCGTTAATATTCCATGGGGCGGCGGAGGGTATTTTCGAATTTATCCTTATCGTTTTTTTTATAGCGGAGCACGAAAAATTATAGGCGATAAAGATTATTTCGTTTATTATATCCACCCTTATGATTTAGACTACGATCAACCGCAAATTTTTAACACCTCTTGGTCAAATGGCATTCGAAGATACTACGGATTAAGGGATACATACGCAAAAATAAAACAATTATTGTCGGATTTCAACTGTATGTCCATAAGTAAATATGATCCTCAAATCGGGGGAATACATTAGCGTGGCCACGAAAACAGAGATTATGTCTAACCGGCGTTTATTGGATGGTGTCGCTTATTTATTTTGCAGAGAAATGGGGATTAGAAGGGTAAAGATACAGAAACCATCGGCAGAAGAAGTGAATATGCTCCTTATGAACGGCATTTTATCCGAAGATCTTAAGCTTGTGGAAAAATCATTTGGTTACGCTTGTTACGAATATTACAGGCAGCTATATGACCCCGATTCCTTTGACCACCTTCTTATCGCAGAGGCCAAAAATCGAAGGAAAATGCTGGACTTGTGCTGTGGGGGAGGGGCTACCGTATTCTCTTTACTTCAGAACGAGCCGGATATTATATATGGAATCGATTCGGACGCGCACCAGATCGGTCTTCTAGAAGCACTGCTCCACAGAAGTGAAGCTTATAACAAAGTAGTCACAACGATAGCAGATGCGCACCATATTCCGCTTGCGAACCATTCAGTTGATTTTGTCGTTTGTAGAGTAGCGCTGCAATATCTTCATGTGGAGCAGGTGCTGCAGGAGGTTTTTCGTGTATTGTCCCCGCGAGGAAGGGTGTTTTTTCTCGTACATGGCTCGGGATATATATTGGATTATTTATTTGCGCGAAGAGCTATATTGAATAAAAAAAGTTTGAAATTTGCAATATATAAGCTTTTTCATTTAAGCAGTAAGGCTAAGGAGTTTAACCGCGCGCAAGCGAATTTTTTGACCGCAAAGGATTTGAAAGAGAAGCTGGCTGCTGCAGGATTTCGAGACATGAAGGTGCACACCCATAAAGAATGGATGAAAATGGGGGTGTTTCCGGTTTATTTTGCGGTAACGGCTGAGAACTGAATATAGTCTGCTCAAAGACAACGGTAACCCAAGTTAAGTAAACTTGGGTTATTGCTGCTTGACTATGTACTTTGTTTGCTACTCTCGAGTCAAAGCACATATTAAATACTGCGTACGCTGTCTCTAATCATAAGTTCTGTACCCAGCATGACATGGTGAATGATTTCTTTACCTTCGAGCATTTCAATAAGAATTTGCGCCGCTTGGGAGCCTAACTCGTATTTATGCTGGTGAACGGTAGTAAGCGCGGGTGTGCAATAAGCCGTTAAATCAATGTTGTCGAAGCCGATGATCGATATATCATCAGGTACCTTTTTTCCCATATCCTTAACGCCCTGCAAAGCCCCGAGAGCCATTAAGTCGCTGGAGCAAAATATAGCAGTCACTTCAGGACGGCTGGACAATATTTGGCGTGCGGCCTCTCTTCCACCATGCTCGGAAAATGAACCATTCAGCACAAGTGTTTCATCAAAGGGAACACTGCTGCTTTGCAGTGCTTGACGGTAGCCCTCTAGCCTAAGCAGGCTTACAGCTGCTTGCTCATGGCCGTTTATCATGGCGATATGGCGATGTCCTGATTCGAGCAGATGGTTGGTTGCCGCAAGAGCACCCGTTGTATTATCCGAAGTAACGTATCCGACGTTAGGCCCTTGAAGAGTGATATCAATAAGGACGCATGGAATATCAGACGATACGATTTCCTCCAAATAAGGATCGTCTAATCGAATACCCATGATGATAACCCCGTCTACGCCTCGTTCCTGGCATAATGTTTTATATGATTTTACCTTTTGTTTCTGAGGTGTTGTACTGAATAGGACAAGGTCATAATCGAGTTCGCCTGAACGATCATTTATTCCGCACAGGACTTCGAATGCGATATTGTCTTTGGAGCTGTCTCTTGTAACATTGGAGAGAAGGAGGCCAAGTGTCTTTGTTTTTTTCGATATGAGCGACCTTGCAGCCATATTAGGGCTATAACCGAGCTGGTCTGCTATAGTCTTAATTTTGAGCCGAGTGCCCTCGTTAACGTCGTCATAGCCGTTCAAGGCACGCGATACTGTAGTAACAGATACACTAGCAGCTTTAGCTATATCTTTAATCGTAACCATACAATACCTCCGAAATGTTGAAAACATGTAATGTATTATGATAAAAATTAAAAAATAAATTGACTCTTGTAAATGCTTTCATCATGATCTATAATTCGATTATAACTTATCCGAAACGTTTTGGAAAGTTAGATTGCTTCGTCGAAAATGAGTAAGCATATTTTTTTGCCTCTTTTCCGAAACGTTTCGGATAAACGAATGCTTGTTTGATTTAAGGGAATAAAAAAGCTATTACAAGAAGAAATGAGGGAAACACTTGGATTATCGAGTCATCAAAGAAAACGATCTATTCCTCATGACGGACCGGAATGGAGATATTCCGGAAGGTGATGTTTCAGGTCAGGGTCTTTACACAAAAGATACCCGGTTCATAAGCAGGATGGAGATCCGAATCAACGGTCAGAAGCCGATATTGCTGTCTTCAGCAGCGGATGAGAATTATATCTCTACGATTCGCCTTACCAATCCACATATGGAAGAGAAGGGCGAGCTTATCTTGTGGCGTGAGTCCGTAGAAATTGAACGTACACGCTTCATTTATGATGGAGCATTGTATGAGACGTTCAATCTCACCAGCTATTATCCTAAAGCCATTACATTTGATTTCTCCGTGTTATTGGATGCGGATTTTGCAGATATGTTTGTCGTTCGCGGCTTTCAGCATGGCGATTTGGGAAGAAAGACGGCAGAGAAAAGCGGCCAACGGGAAAGAGTAATTGGCTATCTCGGGGCTGACGATATACGCCGTGAAACGAAGATTAAATGGGATACAAATGAAAGTCGCATAGGCGAGACAGGTGAGCTTCATTTCGATGTGGAACTGAGCCATCGGGAAAGCCATGCAATCGCTTTCTATATTGCGCCAATCGTTGACGGCAATGAGCCGCAGCAGCATGATCCGGCGGAAGCGATGGTTAAGCTTAGACAATCGTATGCGGATTGGAATGGATCATCCACATCCATCCAAACGGATGTACCGCTATTTAACAAGCTGCATCATCGCGGAGTGCAGGACTTAAGAGTTCTGCTTACGGATATCGGGTATGGAGCATTCCCAGTTGCAGGCTTACCTTGGTTCTCGGTGCCATTTGGCCGTGATAGTTTAATTACTGCGCTGCAGATGTTATCCTTAAACCCGCAAATTGCTAAGGGAACGCTGCTCACGATGGCCGCTTATCAAGGCCAGAATGAAGATGAGTGGCGCGATGAGCAGCCAGGTAAAGTGATGCATGAAATTCGGTATGGCGAACTAGCAAGCACAAATCAGGTTCCATTTACGCCGTATTACGGCACGATTGATGCGACGCCGCTATTCCTTCTATTAGCTGCCGAGTATTATCACTGGACCGGAGATGCTCAGTTTATTAAAGAGCTAATGCCTCATCTTAATGCAGCACTCGCTTGGGTGAAGGAATATGGCGACTGCGACGATGATTCCTTTGTTGAGTACTATCAGAAATCTTCTAAAGGGATTGCCAATCAGGGGTGGAAAGATTCTGCGGATTCCGTTGTTCACCGCAACGGCGATTATGCAGAGGCTCCAATCGCGCTCGTCGAGGTTCAAGGTTATGTTTACCAAGCGCTTACAAGGCTTGCCCCTATATTCAAGAGCTTAGGCCACGAGGAACAAGCCGCTGGCATGGAGCAAGATGCAGAACAGCTTAGAGTTCGCTTTGAGCGCGATTTCTGGATGGAGGATGAGCAGTTTTACGCGATTGCGCTTGATAAGGATAAGAAGCGCGTAGATTCCGTCACTTCGAATTCAGGACATATTCTAATGTCGGGCATTGCTTCTCCTGAGCGTGCAAGCGCTGTTGCGAAAAGACTGGTTGCTCCTGACATGTTCGGTGGTTACGGCATTCGTACGATGAGTACGGAAGCAGCCGGCTACAACCCGATGAGCTACCATGACGGAAGCGTATGGCCGCATGACAACTCCGTTTGTTTGCTTGGTCTTAGTTATTTAGGCTTCCAAGAAGAAGCGATTACCGTCATGCAAGGACTATTGAATGCAGCAGCAAAGTTTGAGTATTACAGATTGCCTGAGCTGTTCTGCGGGTATGATGATTCGCTTGGTGCGCCAGTTCCTTACCCCGTTGCTTGCTCTCCGCAGGCATGGGCAGCAGGGACGCCGCTCACATTTGTACAAGCCTTGCTTGGGCTTCAGCCTAACGCTCTAACGAAGCAGATTACAATTAAGCCTTCTTTGCTTCAAGGGATGAACGAGCTTCTGGTAGAGCAAATGCAAATTGGCAGCGGCGCTCTAAGCCTGCGCGTTACTCGCGGTATCAATGGCCCAGAGGTGGAAATACTGTCTAATCTGACAGGATATGAGCTTCTCATTTCATAGGTTTCACGCTTTATGCTCTATATACAAAGTTCATATTACTAAGGAGGTTGTATGTAAGATGAAGAAAATAGGGGTTTCAATTTTATCTTTAATGCTGGTAGTTGTTCTTATGTTAACGGCTTGTGGCAAGAGCAATGAAGGCAACAAAAACACTGGTAATACAGCAACGAACGGCGGTACAGAACAAGAGGCGACAAAAGAGCCAGCCGCTGAGAAGGTAACCGTTACACTTGCAGGTTGGGGAGCAAGTCCAGAAGAGCAGGATTTGCTAAACCAAACGTTAAAGGAATTTGAAGCAAAATATCCAAATGTAAAGGTTAATTATGAAGTAATTGCCGATCAATACATGGATGTTATCAAAACAAGACTTATTGGCGGTGAAGGCCCAGACGTCTTCTACCTGGACGCATTCGAAGCACCTGCACTTATTGAGCGTAATGTTCTAGAGCCACTTGATAGCTATGTGACACCAGAATTTGATGTTGCAGACTTTGAACAGCCTATGGTTGATGCTTTCAAACAAGATGGCGTTTCCTACGGTTTCCCTAAGGATTTCTCTACGCTTGCAATGTTCTACAACAAAAAAGACTTTGCAGAAGCAGGAATTACTGCTCCGCCAACAACTTGGGATGAGCTGAAAGAAGCTGCAGTTAAGCTTACTAAAAAAGAAGGCGACAAAACGGTTCGCTTCGGCTTTGGTGTTGCGCCTGAGCTTGCACGTCAACTGTTCATGATTCAAGCATTCGGCGGCAAAGTTGCAGATGAGAATGGCAATGCTGCATTCGCGGCTCCAGATGCTCTTAAAGGTTTGCAGCTTGTAACGGATATGCACAATGTAGACAAATCATCCGGCGAGCCAAAAGAAGTAGGCGCTGGCTGGGGCGGAGAAATGTTCGGTCAAGGCAAAGCTTCCATCGTATTCGAAGGAAACTGGGCAATTCCATTCTTGGAGTCCAACTACAAGGATCTAGATTACGGCACAGCTGAACTTCCAACTGTAAATGGCAAACAAGGCACTATGGCATTCACTGTTGCTTATGTAATGAACAAGGAATCGAAGAAAAAGGAAGCAGCTTGGCAGTTGATCTCCTTCTTGACTGGTAAAGAAGGAATGAAAACGTGGACGAGCAAAGGTTTCGCGCTTCCAACTCGTAAATCGGTATCACAAGAGCTTGGCTACGATAAAGATGAGCTTCGCAGTGCAATTGTAGCAGGCGCTTCTTATGCAACGCCTTGGCAAGCAGGCTCCACACTTCCTACAATCATGAGCAACTTCAACAACCAATTCGTTGATACATTTATGGGTAATTCGAATCTTGAAGATGCAATGAAGAAAGCAGAATCGGTTGCGAATAAGGAAATCGCAGCAGCGAAATAAGCGAGGTGAAGGAGGGAGGGTGCAAGACGCTCCCTCCTTCAATCTCTGATATTGATATGAAAGGAGAAGGTGCAGCATGACCCATGTCTCTTCATGGAGAAGAAAGCTGAAAAATAACGTAACCGGCTATCTGTTCCTGCTTCCAACCATTCTAGTTCTTGGTACTTTTTTGTTCTTGCCTGTATTCTATTCCCTTTATTTATCGGGGCATAAGGTCAATCTGCTTGGCGAAGTAAGCTACAAATGGGTAGGAGTTAATAATTTCACGCGTATGGCAGGCGATGAAAGAGCCTGGATTGCGCTTAAGAACACAGCATCCTTTGCTTTGTTTGTTGTGCCTCTGCAAACGGCGTTTGCTATTTTACTAGCTGTTATTTTGAATGCTAAGCTCAGATACAAAAACTTTTTCCGTATCGTATTTTTTATGCCGACCGTTACTTCGTCGGCGGTACTATCACTTATATTTATGTGGATATACAATTCAAACGGTCTTTTGAACCGAGTGCTTGAATTTATCGGTTTGCATGGATACAACTGGCTTGGAGATCCTGCGGTCGCCATGAAGGCGATCATGCTTATGAATATATGGTCTACCGCTCCATTCTTTATGGTTGTTTTCTTGGCTGCATTACAAGACATTCCTGATGCGCTGTACGAGTCAGCTATGCTAGACGGGGCAGGAGGCTGGAGGAGATTTATTTCCATCACGCTGCCGCTAATTAAGCCTGCGACCTTCTTTACGGTCGTTATGGGTATTATCGGTACCTTCCAACTCTTCGACCAATCTTATATTTTCTCAGCAGGTTCAGGCGGACCGAATAACTCGACCTTGACCGTAGCTCTGCTTATTTATCAATATGCTTTCAAAAATCTCGACTTCGGCTATGCCTCTGCGCTCGCTGTCATGCTGGCTGCTGTCATTATGATCGTGACGCTGATACAGCGTAAGCTATTTGCCGAAGAAAAGCTGAACTAGGAGGGCGACTAGATGGTATTTCAACAATCCAAATGGGGAAAGGCGATTCTTTATTTCCTGTTATTCTCATACGGCTGCATCACTGTTGCTCCTTTTCTATGGGCGCTTTCCTCTTCGTTTAAGCCGCTCAGTGAGATTGTTTCCGGGGGCATCAACTTTATTCCGAAAGAATTCACCTTGCAGAACTATTATGATATTTTCGTGAAAGAGCCGCTTTTCCTCAGGTGGATGTACAACAGTGCCTTGATTGCAGTTGTTGCGACGGTTTGCAATACGCTGTTCAACTCAATGGCGGGTTATGCACTTGCACGTATTGAATTTGCCGGCAACAAAATCATGTTCATCCTTATCTTAGCGGTGCAGATGATTCCAGGCCAACTGACGATCGTACCCGCTTACTTAATTATGAAGCAGCTCGATTTGTTAAACACCTATGCCGCACTGACTTTGCCGATGATGGCGAATGCGACGTTTATCTTTATGATGCGGCAATTTTTCCTTAGCTTCCCGAAAGAGCTTGAGGAGGCAGCCGAGATGGACGGGCTTAATCGGTTCGGCGTGTTTTTCCGCATTGCATTGCCGCTTGCGATACCTGCATTAGCAGCTCAAACGATCTTCGTTTTCATGGGTGCATGGAACGAGTTCCTGAAGCCGCTCATGTTCATGTCCGACAAGTCGATGTTTACGTTAACGCTCGGTCTGAATACGTTCAAAGGGCAGTACATTAGCCACTGGAACTACATT from Paenibacillus sp. FSL K6-3182 carries:
- a CDS encoding amylo-alpha-1,6-glucosidase, which gives rise to MDYRVIKENDLFLMTDRNGDIPEGDVSGQGLYTKDTRFISRMEIRINGQKPILLSSAADENYISTIRLTNPHMEEKGELILWRESVEIERTRFIYDGALYETFNLTSYYPKAITFDFSVLLDADFADMFVVRGFQHGDLGRKTAEKSGQRERVIGYLGADDIRRETKIKWDTNESRIGETGELHFDVELSHRESHAIAFYIAPIVDGNEPQQHDPAEAMVKLRQSYADWNGSSTSIQTDVPLFNKLHHRGVQDLRVLLTDIGYGAFPVAGLPWFSVPFGRDSLITALQMLSLNPQIAKGTLLTMAAYQGQNEDEWRDEQPGKVMHEIRYGELASTNQVPFTPYYGTIDATPLFLLLAAEYYHWTGDAQFIKELMPHLNAALAWVKEYGDCDDDSFVEYYQKSSKGIANQGWKDSADSVVHRNGDYAEAPIALVEVQGYVYQALTRLAPIFKSLGHEEQAAGMEQDAEQLRVRFERDFWMEDEQFYAIALDKDKKRVDSVTSNSGHILMSGIASPERASAVAKRLVAPDMFGGYGIRTMSTEAAGYNPMSYHDGSVWPHDNSVCLLGLSYLGFQEEAITVMQGLLNAAAKFEYYRLPELFCGYDDSLGAPVPYPVACSPQAWAAGTPLTFVQALLGLQPNALTKQITIKPSLLQGMNELLVEQMQIGSGALSLRVTRGINGPEVEILSNLTGYELLIS
- a CDS encoding sugar ABC transporter permease, encoding MTHVSSWRRKLKNNVTGYLFLLPTILVLGTFLFLPVFYSLYLSGHKVNLLGEVSYKWVGVNNFTRMAGDERAWIALKNTASFALFVVPLQTAFAILLAVILNAKLRYKNFFRIVFFMPTVTSSAVLSLIFMWIYNSNGLLNRVLEFIGLHGYNWLGDPAVAMKAIMLMNIWSTAPFFMVVFLAALQDIPDALYESAMLDGAGGWRRFISITLPLIKPATFFTVVMGIIGTFQLFDQSYIFSAGSGGPNNSTLTVALLIYQYAFKNLDFGYASALAVMLAAVIMIVTLIQRKLFAEEKLN
- a CDS encoding LacI family DNA-binding transcriptional regulator is translated as MVTIKDIAKAASVSVTTVSRALNGYDDVNEGTRLKIKTIADQLGYSPNMAARSLISKKTKTLGLLLSNVTRDSSKDNIAFEVLCGINDRSGELDYDLVLFSTTPQKQKVKSYKTLCQERGVDGVIIMGIRLDDPYLEEIVSSDIPCVLIDITLQGPNVGYVTSDNTTGALAATNHLLESGHRHIAMINGHEQAAVSLLRLEGYRQALQSSSVPFDETLVLNGSFSEHGGREAARQILSSRPEVTAIFCSSDLMALGALQGVKDMGKKVPDDISIIGFDNIDLTAYCTPALTTVHQHKYELGSQAAQILIEMLEGKEIIHHVMLGTELMIRDSVRSI
- a CDS encoding ABC transporter permease, which codes for MSHSRSVHIPNVNFSYQEKEWRWLNMFLALRELKYAKGRYFLIGLIMVLVAWLTFMVSGLANGLSSDNASILKNMDADYFVLQTDSEHKLTRSALGTEKLEEVRQLEGLSQSEPLGQTMLSVYRNDSKKKIDIALFGIEPSGKVMPSITEGKSMGASNEVVVDSSLKEQGVQIGDTLGDQELGIEWKVVGFTTNQKFSHTPVAFMDIQNFNKLMQASFGKQTASYNAIVIHSDNLNKESLQKSVADTEVITKKEAVQGIPGFKEEQGSLTMMIAFLIVIAAFIQAVFFYVITLQKISQFGVLKAIGAKTSYLAANLVGQVLLLAIVAVAISIGLTFGVSAILPVSMPFELGVNILSQYSGLLILVSIIGALLSLNRIAKVDAIEAIGRVE
- a CDS encoding ABC transporter ATP-binding protein, which encodes MKEKLILEHVNKVYGEGETAVTALQKVSLSVKAGEFVAVVGPSGSGKSTFLSIAGALLSPSSGRILINEKDVTNLSSSELSEVRVKNLGFIFQASNLVPYLRVVDQLLLVSKLAGTDGKEALVKAKALLEKVGLLHRMNYYPEKLSGGERQRVAIARAFMNDPGVILADEPTASLDSKRGRAVVELMASEVKQRGKAAVMVTHDERVLDLCDRIVTIKDGMLFEQNDHAAASNRPDAVAHR
- a CDS encoding class I SAM-dependent methyltransferase — protein: MATKTEIMSNRRLLDGVAYLFCREMGIRRVKIQKPSAEEVNMLLMNGILSEDLKLVEKSFGYACYEYYRQLYDPDSFDHLLIAEAKNRRKMLDLCCGGGATVFSLLQNEPDIIYGIDSDAHQIGLLEALLHRSEAYNKVVTTIADAHHIPLANHSVDFVVCRVALQYLHVEQVLQEVFRVLSPRGRVFFLVHGSGYILDYLFARRAILNKKSLKFAIYKLFHLSSKAKEFNRAQANFLTAKDLKEKLAAAGFRDMKVHTHKEWMKMGVFPVYFAVTAEN
- a CDS encoding carbohydrate ABC transporter permease — encoded protein: MVFQQSKWGKAILYFLLFSYGCITVAPFLWALSSSFKPLSEIVSGGINFIPKEFTLQNYYDIFVKEPLFLRWMYNSALIAVVATVCNTLFNSMAGYALARIEFAGNKIMFILILAVQMIPGQLTIVPAYLIMKQLDLLNTYAALTLPMMANATFIFMMRQFFLSFPKELEEAAEMDGLNRFGVFFRIALPLAIPALAAQTIFVFMGAWNEFLKPLMFMSDKSMFTLTLGLNTFKGQYISHWNYIMAASMVFTLPALLIYAFFNRFFIKGITFTGGK
- a CDS encoding polysaccharide deacetylase family protein codes for the protein MKMAFTVDVEDWFCSPNLSLSEWADCELRLEQPVHQILDLLDEYEATGTFFVLGWIAEKRPDLVKEIYRRGHEIASHGYSHRLVYDQSTLEFKADIRLSKDILEHLIGSKVTGYRAPCFSMTDWGLDILIEEGFAYDSSISPNTPNNLYSKFNLSSKVAQSFKIKDHLWEVPLPAFRLGGVNIPWGGGGYFRIYPYRFFYSGARKIIGDKDYFVYYIHPYDLDYDQPQIFNTSWSNGIRRYYGLRDTYAKIKQLLSDFNCMSISKYDPQIGGIH
- a CDS encoding glycerophosphodiester phosphodiesterase family protein is translated as MGKWKTSRVWRSIGLLLLMLCCMGLIVSASNPNTPEGFLIIAHRGASGDAPENTMAAFEQAERLGTDFIEFDVQLSKDGELVVIHDDTVDRTTQYTGAVDDYTLSELENMDAKNDKKTDDTDEKIVSFEEVMHRFAGKLGMLIEIKESKLYPGVEEKVAEVVRRYELLLQVNGLEEGRNFTAVEHVKNSVGIIIQSYNFQSTRLIHSLLPDIPIAALIQEDQHPLSEKTLDELVSFADYIHYNHELLDEKIVEQIHHRNRKVMAWTIQSEQDMIRMKKLGVDGVITDFPG
- a CDS encoding ABC transporter substrate-binding protein produces the protein MKKIGVSILSLMLVVVLMLTACGKSNEGNKNTGNTATNGGTEQEATKEPAAEKVTVTLAGWGASPEEQDLLNQTLKEFEAKYPNVKVNYEVIADQYMDVIKTRLIGGEGPDVFYLDAFEAPALIERNVLEPLDSYVTPEFDVADFEQPMVDAFKQDGVSYGFPKDFSTLAMFYNKKDFAEAGITAPPTTWDELKEAAVKLTKKEGDKTVRFGFGVAPELARQLFMIQAFGGKVADENGNAAFAAPDALKGLQLVTDMHNVDKSSGEPKEVGAGWGGEMFGQGKASIVFEGNWAIPFLESNYKDLDYGTAELPTVNGKQGTMAFTVAYVMNKESKKKEAAWQLISFLTGKEGMKTWTSKGFALPTRKSVSQELGYDKDELRSAIVAGASYATPWQAGSTLPTIMSNFNNQFVDTFMGNSNLEDAMKKAESVANKEIAAAK